The following are encoded together in the Magnetospirillum gryphiswaldense MSR-1 v2 genome:
- the pstB gene encoding phosphate ABC transporter ATP-binding protein PstB: MNAIPVTEPRLSKVSARDVNVYYGQKHALKHVDLDIRPNDVTALIGPSGCGKSTFLRCINRMNDLIDTAQVTGSLTLDGDDVYDKNIDVVQLRARVGMVFQKPNPFPKSIYDNVAYGPRIHGMARDQAELDEIVMGSLEKAGLLAEVKDRLEETGTGLSGGQQQRLCIARAIAVAPEVILMDEPCSALDPIATAKVEELIDELRENFTIVIVTHSMQQAARVSQRTAFFHLGELVEVGDTEQIFTNPQHPLTQGYITGRFG; the protein is encoded by the coding sequence ATGAACGCGATACCCGTCACCGAACCGCGCCTGTCCAAGGTTTCTGCCCGCGACGTCAACGTCTATTACGGCCAGAAGCATGCGTTGAAGCATGTGGATCTGGACATCCGCCCCAACGACGTCACCGCCCTGATCGGGCCGTCGGGCTGCGGCAAGTCCACCTTTCTGCGCTGCATCAACCGCATGAACGATCTGATCGATACCGCTCAGGTTACCGGGTCTTTGACCCTGGACGGCGACGACGTCTATGACAAGAACATCGACGTGGTGCAGTTGCGCGCCCGTGTCGGCATGGTGTTCCAAAAGCCCAATCCGTTCCCCAAGTCGATCTATGACAACGTCGCCTACGGCCCGCGCATCCATGGCATGGCCCGCGATCAGGCCGAACTGGACGAAATCGTCATGGGCAGCCTGGAAAAGGCCGGCCTGCTGGCCGAGGTCAAGGATCGGCTGGAAGAAACCGGCACCGGCCTGTCGGGCGGTCAGCAGCAGCGCCTGTGCATCGCCCGGGCCATCGCGGTGGCCCCCGAGGTGATCCTGATGGACGAGCCGTGCTCGGCCCTTGACCCCATCGCCACCGCCAAGGTCGAGGAACTGATCGACGAATTGCGTGAGAACTTCACCATCGTCATCGTCACCCATTCCATGCAGCAGGCGGCCCGCGTGTCGCAGCGCACGGCGTTCTTCCATCTGGGGGAACTGGTCGAGGTCGGCGACACCGAGCAGATTTTCACCAACCCGCAGCATCCGCTGACCCAGGGCTACATCACTGGCCGCTTCGGCTGA